Proteins from a single region of Rhodospirillales bacterium:
- a CDS encoding aminodeoxychorismate/anthranilate synthase component II — protein MFLVIDNYDSFVHNLARYFEIAGVKTKIVRNDAITLKEIKALKPEALILSPGPCTPKEAGICIEAVKTLGPTLPILGVCLGHQAIGEAYGALTLRAQTPVHGKSTTITHNAQELFKDLPSPLNVGRYHSLIVQLSKICPLVTDAQTQSGEIMALSHPAHPVYGVQFHPESVLTQSGQNLVNNFVELAKRWHSPDVIPALCGDPDARIKRA, from the coding sequence ATGTTTTTGGTCATCGACAATTACGACTCCTTCGTTCACAACCTCGCGCGGTATTTCGAAATCGCCGGGGTCAAAACTAAAATCGTCCGCAACGACGCCATCACGCTTAAAGAAATAAAAGCCCTAAAACCCGAAGCGCTGATCCTTTCCCCCGGCCCATGCACCCCGAAAGAAGCAGGCATATGTATTGAAGCCGTCAAAACGCTCGGCCCCACGCTGCCTATCCTCGGCGTATGTCTCGGTCACCAGGCCATCGGTGAAGCCTACGGCGCCCTTACCCTGCGCGCGCAAACACCTGTTCACGGCAAATCCACCACGATCACACACAACGCACAAGAGCTATTCAAAGACCTGCCCTCACCGCTAAATGTCGGGCGCTACCATTCCCTGATCGTACAACTATCTAAAATCTGCCCACTCGTAACAGACGCCCAAACACAAAGCGGTGAAATCATGGCCCTCAGCCATCCCGCCCATCCAGTTTACGGCGTACAATTTCACCCGGAATCTGTCTTGACACAGAGCGGGCAAAATCTTGTAAATAACTTTGTAGAGCTTGCAAAACGATGGCATAGTCCTGATGTCATCCCCGCCTTGTGCGGGGATCCGGATGCCCGCATAAAGCGGGCATGA
- a CDS encoding ATP-dependent DNA helicase yields the protein MSLLDITRALLGDLRADPHKAKADPLEIARVMGLNGKGWAWTPFVFSALGQPYDEDVPVNSKTGLNIWKNLPEWAEEAPPPPASHHGVTEDEARERLAKLLGPEAEKREEQMQYASMIAKAFTPPISSQHNNPLPLGGEGQGGEASLHPPPIPLPQGRGDSSFITPTSIIHYSHIILAEAGTGVGKTLGYLAPASVWAEKNQGTVWISTYTKNLQRQIDQELDRLYPNPELKTVHVATRKGRENYLCLLNLEEAAAGAALAKHPDAVIAAGIMARWTAASKDGDLTGADYPGWLAGLLGYRHTSALADRRGECIYSACDHYHKCFVERSVRSAAHARIVVANHALVMISAALSTPGEDMPTRYIFDEGHHLFEAADSAFAAHLTAREARDLRRWILGNESGRRASRARGLKRRAEDLTEGMQDAEELLRKILNVAECLPMDGWTRRLRDGLPSGPTEQFLAQIYKQIHARANGRDGPYSLETELLPVDPDVLTASHNLKTALQHLQKPMQSLARIFKKKLANDEGLLDTDTRKRLEALSSSLERRATLTLQAWIQMLENLDKGPSSDSTSEFIDWMEIQRIDGHAVDVGLYRHHIDPMQPFATSIRPHIHGMAVTSATLRDSSQEDQADWTSALKRTGAAYLNPNTETHSFASPFDYANQTKIFVINNVNKHDLDQVAGAYRALFKAAGGGALGLFTAISRLRAVQSHIVDELEQSGLPLYAQHVDEIDTGTLVDMFRENEHACLLGTDAVRDGVDVPGNALRLIVFDRVPWPRPTILHKARRYAFGGRAYDEMITRLKLKQAFGRLIRSEGDKGVFVMLDSGLPTRLQSAFPKNVEVVKTGLSEVITAIQKHLDT from the coding sequence CCATATGATGAAGACGTGCCCGTCAATTCAAAAACCGGATTAAACATCTGGAAAAACCTGCCCGAATGGGCCGAAGAAGCCCCTCCTCCACCTGCCTCTCACCATGGCGTAACCGAGGACGAAGCGCGCGAGCGCCTCGCCAAACTCCTCGGCCCCGAAGCCGAAAAACGCGAAGAACAAATGCAATATGCCAGCATGATTGCAAAGGCATTTACACCGCCAATCTCCTCCCAACACAATAATCCCCTCCCCCTTGGGGGGGAGGGTCAGGGTGGGGAGGCATCTTTACACCCTCCCCCTATCCCCCTCCCTCAAGGGAGGGGGGACTCCTCTTTTATTACCCCAACATCCATCATCCATTATTCCCACATCATCCTCGCCGAAGCAGGTACCGGCGTTGGTAAAACCCTTGGCTATCTTGCCCCGGCGAGCGTCTGGGCGGAAAAGAACCAAGGAACGGTGTGGATTTCCACCTACACCAAAAACCTCCAGCGCCAGATCGATCAGGAACTCGACCGCCTCTATCCCAACCCTGAGCTAAAAACCGTCCATGTGGCCACCCGCAAGGGCCGCGAGAACTATCTCTGCTTGCTGAACCTCGAAGAGGCAGCCGCCGGAGCGGCGCTCGCCAAACACCCAGATGCGGTTATAGCCGCCGGAATCATGGCGCGTTGGACCGCAGCCAGCAAAGACGGCGACCTCACCGGCGCGGACTATCCCGGCTGGCTGGCTGGCCTCTTGGGATACCGCCACACGTCCGCTCTGGCCGATCGCCGCGGCGAATGCATCTACTCCGCCTGCGATCATTACCACAAATGCTTTGTCGAACGCTCCGTGCGCAGCGCCGCCCACGCCCGCATCGTCGTCGCTAATCACGCACTGGTCATGATCTCCGCCGCACTCTCTACCCCCGGCGAAGACATGCCAACACGCTATATTTTCGATGAGGGCCACCATCTCTTCGAAGCCGCCGACAGCGCCTTTGCCGCCCACCTCACCGCGCGTGAGGCCCGCGACCTGCGCCGCTGGATTCTCGGCAATGAAAGCGGCCGCCGCGCCAGCCGCGCCCGTGGCCTCAAACGCCGCGCCGAAGACTTAACAGAAGGCATGCAAGACGCCGAAGAGCTTCTGCGCAAAATCTTAAACGTCGCCGAATGCCTGCCGATGGATGGATGGACCCGGCGCCTGCGCGACGGCCTCCCCTCCGGTCCAACCGAGCAATTTCTCGCGCAAATTTATAAGCAAATCCACGCCCGCGCTAATGGCCGTGACGGGCCATATTCACTAGAAACCGAACTTTTACCGGTAGACCCCGATGTGCTCACAGCCTCCCATAATCTCAAAACCGCACTACAACATTTACAAAAACCGATGCAAAGCCTTGCGCGCATTTTCAAAAAGAAACTCGCCAATGATGAAGGCCTCCTCGATACCGACACCCGCAAACGCCTCGAAGCCCTCAGCTCTTCTCTGGAGCGCCGTGCCACCCTGACGCTCCAGGCCTGGATACAAATGCTCGAAAACCTTGATAAAGGACCCTCCTCTGATAGTACTTCAGAATTTATCGACTGGATGGAAATCCAGCGCATTGACGGACACGCCGTCGATGTCGGGTTGTATCGCCACCATATCGACCCGATGCAGCCCTTCGCCACCAGCATCCGGCCTCACATCCACGGTATGGCAGTAACCTCAGCCACCTTGCGCGATTCCTCACAGGAAGATCAAGCCGATTGGACCAGTGCCTTGAAACGCACGGGCGCGGCCTATCTCAATCCCAACACAGAAACCCACAGCTTTGCCTCACCATTTGATTACGCAAACCAGACCAAAATTTTCGTTATCAATAATGTCAATAAACACGATCTCGATCAGGTCGCCGGGGCCTATCGCGCTCTGTTCAAGGCCGCAGGCGGCGGAGCACTCGGTCTTTTCACGGCCATATCGCGCCTGCGCGCTGTCCAGTCCCACATCGTCGATGAATTGGAACAATCCGGCCTGCCGCTCTACGCCCAACATGTTGATGAAATCGACACCGGCACGCTGGTCGATATGTTTCGTGAAAATGAACATGCCTGCCTGCTTGGCACCGATGCCGTGCGCGACGGGGTAGATGTTCCGGGCAATGCCTTGCGCCTGATTGTTTTTGACCGCGTTCCCTGGCCACGCCCGACTATATTGCACAAAGCCCGCCGCTATGCGTTCGGCGGGCGCGCCTATGACGAAATGATCACCCGCCTCAAACTCAAACAAGCCTTCGGCCGCCTCATCCGCAGCGAGGGCGATAAAGGCGTGTTTGTCATGCTCGATTCCGGCCTGCCCACCCGCCTGCAAAGCGCCTTTCCCAAGAATGTAGAGGTAGTAAAAACAGGCCTTTCCGAAGTCATCACCGCCATTCAGAAACATTTAGACACATAA
- the pabB gene encoding aminodeoxychorismate synthase component I, translating to MTPFIRELPIRDPLEAFSALEHLPYSLLFDSADRDHPNARYSFVVSHPIETLEYKDGSMQITNWEEQLNIEGEPFKIIKERIKKWVPESQPVRGLPPFQGGLAGYFGYDVGRALEKLPQDAADNPDMPDLALGIYDQVLAFDHKKNQAWIITHAPSYHEARRKQDYVLGLIKHPTHHAPHQNTHLEWESNFDACDYMNMVDKVIEYIKAGDIFQANVSQRFDANLPEGFSPFAHYRHLREVNPAPFAAYMNCGDIKISSASPERFLTVKDSRVETRPIKGTRPHIANTALDQKYRYELENSDKDRAENTMIVDLLRNDLSKVCKVKSIKVSELCKLETFASVHHLVSTIHGELKSGKTPLDLMKACFPGGSITGAPKIRAMEIIEELEPSRRGPYCGAMGYIGFDGAMDSNILIRTLVYEDRKVSFQVGGGIVADSKPEDEYQETFYKAEGLFRSFEPPRHETEEEILRVG from the coding sequence ATGACGCCTTTTATCCGGGAACTGCCAATCCGCGATCCTCTAGAGGCGTTCAGCGCCCTTGAACATTTACCATACTCCCTGCTGTTCGACAGCGCTGATCGTGACCATCCCAATGCCCGCTATTCCTTTGTCGTCTCCCACCCGATTGAAACACTGGAATATAAAGACGGCTCTATGCAAATCACCAATTGGGAAGAACAACTGAATATCGAAGGCGAGCCCTTCAAAATCATCAAAGAGCGCATAAAAAAATGGGTTCCTGAAAGCCAGCCCGTTCGTGGCTTGCCACCATTTCAGGGCGGACTGGCTGGTTATTTTGGCTACGATGTTGGCCGCGCACTGGAGAAACTTCCCCAAGACGCCGCCGACAACCCCGATATGCCCGATCTTGCGCTGGGCATTTACGATCAGGTACTGGCCTTCGACCATAAAAAAAATCAGGCCTGGATTATCACTCACGCGCCCAGTTATCACGAAGCCCGCCGTAAACAAGACTACGTACTGGGCCTGATCAAACACCCAACCCACCACGCGCCGCATCAGAACACCCATCTCGAATGGGAATCCAATTTCGATGCCTGCGATTACATGAATATGGTTGATAAGGTTATTGAATACATAAAGGCCGGTGATATTTTTCAAGCCAACGTATCCCAGCGTTTTGACGCAAACCTGCCGGAAGGTTTCAGCCCCTTTGCCCATTACCGCCATTTGCGCGAAGTAAATCCGGCCCCGTTCGCCGCCTATATGAACTGTGGGGACATAAAAATCTCTTCCGCCTCGCCAGAACGTTTCCTAACCGTCAAGGATAGCCGCGTTGAAACCCGTCCCATCAAGGGCACCCGCCCCCATATCGCCAACACCGCACTGGATCAAAAATACCGCTACGAGCTCGAAAATAGCGACAAAGACCGCGCCGAAAACACCATGATCGTTGATTTACTGCGCAACGATCTGTCAAAAGTCTGTAAAGTTAAATCGATCAAGGTCAGCGAGTTATGCAAGCTCGAGACCTTCGCCAGCGTGCATCATCTGGTCTCCACCATACACGGTGAACTCAAAAGCGGCAAAACTCCGCTTGACCTGATGAAAGCCTGCTTCCCCGGTGGCTCCATCACCGGCGCACCCAAAATCCGCGCCATGGAAATTATCGAAGAACTGGAACCTTCGCGGCGCGGTCCCTATTGCGGGGCCATGGGGTATATTGGCTTTGACGGCGCCATGGACAGCAACATCCTCATCCGCACATTGGTTTATGAAGACCGGAAAGTCAGCTTCCAGGTCGGCGGCGGCATTGTCGCCGATTCAAAGCCCGAAGACGAATATCAGGAAACCTTCTATAAAGCCGAAGGCCTCTTCCGCAGCTTCGAGCCCCCGCGCCACGAAACCGAAGAAGAAATTTTACGAGTGGGTTAA